One stretch of Methylopila sp. 73B DNA includes these proteins:
- a CDS encoding aspartate aminotransferase family protein, with protein sequence MKPRLVAQSESDTNLTDRRAAWQAGALDGPTRALLARDERAFLRQSVSTPCLNAIAKAEGIWIEDVAGRRYMDFHGNNVHHIGYGHPRLKKAIADQMDALPFAPRRYACEPAALLAEKLASITPGTLSKVLFTTGGSDAIELAVKMARIATGRFKTLSFWDAFHGAGVGAGAMSGEMLFRSGPAAPLVAGALQVAPFGGYRCPYGTTTPEASGAACARMIDYVLSRDSDVAALVAEPTRAVPYVAPPGFWGEVRAICDRHGVLLIFDEIPTGLGKTGRMFSCEHDGVAPDILVTGKALGGGILPIAALIARSELDVAQDWAFGHYTHEKNPVTTRAALTTIEIIEDEGLVENAAAVGAYALERLKDMSSRREVMGDVRGRGLLLGVEMVKTGGSDPDGALAEDIMYRALDLGLSFKTTMGNVITLTPPLTLTRDEMALALDRLETAIDGALAERGD encoded by the coding sequence ATGAAACCCCGTCTCGTCGCGCAGTCCGAAAGCGACACCAACCTGACCGACCGGCGAGCCGCCTGGCAGGCGGGGGCGCTCGACGGGCCGACCCGGGCGCTGCTCGCCCGCGATGAACGCGCCTTCCTCCGGCAGTCGGTCTCGACGCCCTGCCTCAACGCCATCGCCAAGGCGGAGGGGATCTGGATCGAGGACGTCGCGGGCCGGCGCTACATGGATTTCCACGGCAACAACGTCCATCACATCGGCTACGGCCATCCGCGCCTGAAGAAGGCGATCGCCGATCAGATGGACGCGCTGCCCTTCGCTCCGCGCCGCTACGCCTGCGAGCCCGCGGCGCTGCTCGCGGAGAAGCTCGCGTCCATCACGCCCGGAACGCTCTCGAAGGTGCTGTTCACGACCGGCGGCTCCGACGCGATCGAGCTGGCGGTGAAGATGGCGCGGATCGCGACCGGCCGGTTCAAGACGCTGTCGTTCTGGGACGCCTTCCACGGCGCGGGCGTCGGGGCCGGCGCCATGTCCGGCGAGATGCTGTTCCGCTCAGGTCCCGCGGCGCCGCTGGTCGCGGGCGCGCTGCAGGTCGCGCCCTTCGGCGGCTATCGCTGCCCCTATGGGACCACGACGCCGGAGGCGAGCGGGGCGGCCTGCGCCCGGATGATCGACTACGTGCTGTCGCGCGACAGCGACGTGGCGGCGCTCGTCGCCGAGCCGACGCGCGCGGTGCCCTACGTGGCGCCGCCCGGCTTCTGGGGCGAGGTGCGCGCGATCTGCGACCGCCACGGCGTGCTGCTGATCTTCGACGAGATCCCGACCGGGCTCGGCAAGACCGGCCGCATGTTCTCCTGCGAGCACGACGGCGTCGCGCCCGACATCCTGGTGACCGGCAAGGCGCTCGGGGGCGGCATCCTGCCAATCGCGGCGCTGATCGCCCGATCGGAGCTCGATGTCGCGCAGGATTGGGCTTTCGGCCATTACACCCACGAGAAGAACCCGGTCACAACGCGCGCCGCGCTGACGACGATCGAGATTATCGAGGACGAAGGGCTGGTCGAGAACGCCGCCGCCGTCGGCGCCTACGCGCTGGAGCGCCTGAAAGACATGAGCAGCCGCCGCGAGGTCATGGGCGACGTGCGGGGCAGGGGGCTTTTGCTGGGCGTCGAGATGGTGAAGACTGGCGGGTCCGACCCTGACGGGGCGCTTGCGGAGGACATCATGTACCGCGCGCTGGACCTCGGCCTGTCGTTCAAGACCACGATGGGCAACGTCATCACCCTGACGCCGCCGCTGACCCTGACGCGCGACGAGATGGCGCTCGCGCTCGACCGGCTGGAGACGGCGATCGACGGCGCGCTCGCCGAGAGGGGAGATTGA
- a CDS encoding putative 2-aminoethylphosphonate ABC transporter permease subunit, translating to MRLRRSGLGEAQVAGGLIAVVCLVLILIIALPLWTLLSKSVQNVDGQFVGLANFAAYVRSPTLVASLVNSVMVAGLATAIVIPLAFVYAYALTRSRMPLKGLFAAAALLPIFAPSLMAALALIYVFGNQGILKFWMMGASLYGPIGIVAAEALYSFPHALLILTTALSLSDGRLREAADALGTTRRRIFWTITLPGARYGLVSAAFVVFTLVITDFGVPKVIGGQFDVLATDAYRQVVGQQNFPMGAVVGLVLLIPAVAAFFVDRRAQKRQTALLSARATPYFPKRDRQRDWSLFAFAALVGTAIVATYGVAVWGSFVRYWPYNLSLTLANYDFANVEPTGWEGYFNSLKLAGLTAVIGTAFVFVGAYLIEKLTVFPRLRGFAHFLAMLPMAVPGLVLGLGYVFFFNASWNPLNVLYGTLVVMVINTVAHYYTVAHITALTSLKQIDREFEAVSASLKVPFWRTFSRVTAPICMPAILDIAVYLFVNAMTTVSAVIFLYGSSTKLASIAIVHMDEAGAVASAAAMGTVIMATAIGVKLLHVALNALVFGRLQRWRVR from the coding sequence ATGAGGTTGCGCCGCTCGGGCCTGGGCGAGGCCCAGGTCGCGGGCGGGCTCATCGCCGTCGTCTGCCTCGTCCTGATCCTCATCATCGCGCTGCCGCTGTGGACGCTGCTGTCGAAGAGCGTGCAGAACGTGGACGGCCAGTTCGTCGGCCTCGCGAACTTCGCGGCCTACGTCCGTTCGCCGACGCTGGTCGCCTCGCTGGTGAACAGCGTGATGGTGGCGGGGCTCGCGACCGCGATCGTGATCCCGCTCGCCTTCGTCTACGCCTATGCGCTGACCCGCAGCCGCATGCCGCTGAAGGGGCTGTTCGCCGCCGCCGCCCTGCTGCCGATCTTCGCGCCGTCGCTGATGGCGGCGCTCGCGCTGATCTACGTGTTCGGCAACCAGGGCATCCTCAAGTTCTGGATGATGGGCGCCTCGCTCTACGGGCCGATCGGCATCGTGGCGGCGGAGGCGCTCTACAGCTTCCCCCACGCGCTGCTGATCCTCACCACCGCGCTGTCGCTGTCCGACGGGCGTCTTCGCGAGGCCGCGGACGCTCTCGGCACGACGCGGCGGCGCATCTTCTGGACCATCACCTTGCCGGGCGCCCGCTACGGCCTCGTCAGCGCGGCCTTCGTGGTGTTCACCCTCGTCATCACCGACTTCGGCGTGCCGAAGGTGATCGGCGGCCAGTTCGACGTGCTTGCGACCGACGCCTACCGCCAGGTCGTCGGCCAGCAGAACTTCCCCATGGGCGCAGTGGTCGGCCTCGTGCTGCTGATCCCGGCGGTGGCCGCCTTCTTCGTGGACCGCCGCGCCCAGAAGCGGCAGACCGCGCTGCTCTCGGCGCGCGCGACGCCATACTTCCCCAAGCGCGACCGGCAGCGCGACTGGTCGCTGTTCGCCTTTGCGGCGCTGGTCGGGACCGCCATCGTCGCCACCTACGGCGTCGCGGTCTGGGGCTCCTTCGTGCGCTACTGGCCGTACAACCTGTCGCTGACGCTCGCCAACTACGACTTCGCCAACGTCGAGCCGACCGGCTGGGAGGGCTATTTCAACTCCCTGAAGCTCGCGGGCCTCACGGCGGTGATCGGCACGGCCTTCGTGTTCGTCGGGGCCTATCTCATCGAGAAGCTAACCGTGTTCCCGCGCCTCCGGGGCTTCGCGCACTTCCTCGCCATGCTGCCGATGGCGGTGCCCGGCCTCGTGCTGGGCCTCGGCTACGTGTTCTTCTTCAACGCCAGCTGGAACCCGCTCAACGTGCTCTACGGCACGCTGGTGGTGATGGTGATCAACACAGTCGCGCACTACTACACCGTCGCGCACATCACGGCGCTGACGAGCCTGAAGCAGATCGACCGCGAGTTCGAGGCGGTCTCGGCCTCGCTCAAGGTCCCGTTCTGGCGGACCTTCTCCCGCGTCACCGCGCCGATCTGCATGCCGGCGATCCTCGACATCGCCGTCTATCTCTTCGTCAACGCCATGACGACGGTCTCGGCCGTGATCTTTCTCTACGGCTCCAGCACAAAGCTCGCGTCGATCGCGATCGTGCACATGGATGAGGCCGGCGCGGTCGCCTCCGCGGCCGCCATGGGCACGGTGATCATGGCGACCGCGATCGGCGTGAAGCTGCTGCATGTGGCGCTCAACGCTTTGGTCTTCGGCCGGCTGCAGCGCTGGCGCGTCCGCTAA
- a CDS encoding putative 2-aminoethylphosphonate ABC transporter ATP-binding protein — MTVADTIASSFLRVRGLGKSFGAFQALKDVDLDVARGEFVCFLGPSGCGKTTLLRAIAGLDPQDEGTIHIAGRDVSKAPPSERDFGIVFQSYALFPNLTVAKNVGYGLVNRSRPRREIDERVAELLALVGLPEQGAKFPGQLSGGQQQRVALARALATSPGLLLLDEPLSALDAKVRVRLRDEMRALQQRLGVTTIMVTHDQEEALAMADRIVVMNHGVIEQVGTPEEIYRRPETAFVADFVGHMTFLDAVVTGPRSVKVGALDFIVAEDAGAAVGTSVKLALRPEAVQTRGVAADAPNRFDARVGDLAFLGAFCRAQLAPVEPGAPVIAADISANAMRDLGVATGDVRSVAFPPEALRVFAAAAS, encoded by the coding sequence ATGACCGTAGCCGATACGATCGCCAGCTCCTTCCTCCGCGTGCGGGGGCTGGGCAAGAGCTTCGGCGCGTTCCAGGCGCTGAAGGACGTCGATCTCGACGTCGCCCGCGGCGAGTTCGTCTGCTTCCTCGGACCGTCGGGCTGCGGGAAGACCACGCTGCTGCGCGCGATCGCCGGCCTCGATCCGCAGGACGAAGGGACGATCCACATCGCGGGGCGCGACGTCTCGAAGGCGCCGCCGTCCGAGCGCGACTTCGGCATCGTGTTCCAGTCCTACGCGCTGTTTCCCAACCTCACGGTGGCGAAGAACGTCGGCTACGGCCTCGTCAACCGCTCGCGCCCGCGGCGGGAGATCGACGAACGGGTGGCGGAGCTGCTGGCGCTGGTCGGCCTGCCCGAGCAGGGGGCGAAGTTCCCCGGCCAGCTCTCCGGCGGCCAGCAGCAGCGCGTGGCGCTCGCCCGGGCGCTCGCGACCTCGCCGGGCCTGCTGCTGCTCGACGAGCCGCTGTCGGCGCTCGACGCCAAGGTGCGCGTGCGGCTGCGCGACGAGATGCGCGCGCTGCAGCAGCGTCTGGGCGTCACCACGATCATGGTGACCCACGACCAGGAGGAGGCGCTCGCCATGGCGGACCGCATCGTGGTGATGAATCACGGCGTGATCGAGCAGGTGGGGACGCCCGAGGAGATCTACCGCCGTCCCGAGACGGCCTTCGTGGCCGACTTCGTGGGCCACATGACCTTCCTCGACGCGGTCGTCACAGGCCCCCGCAGCGTGAAGGTCGGCGCGCTCGACTTCATCGTGGCGGAGGACGCCGGCGCGGCGGTCGGAACGTCGGTCAAGCTCGCGCTCAGGCCGGAAGCGGTCCAGACCCGCGGCGTCGCGGCCGACGCGCCGAACCGGTTCGACGCCCGGGTCGGCGACCTCGCGTTCCTCGGCGCCTTCTGCCGCGCCCAGCTCGCGCCGGTCGAGCCCGGCGCGCCCGTCATCGCCGCCGACATCTCTGCCAACGCCATGCGCGACCTCGGCGTCGCGACCGGCGACGTCCGCTCCGTCGCCTTCCCGCCGGAGGCGCTGCGCGTGTTCGCCGCGGCGGCCTCGTGA
- a CDS encoding putative 2-aminoethylphosphonate ABC transporter substrate-binding protein, which translates to MAGAAAIFALTAPGAAFADKTKVTIYTALENDQLGPFKQSIEAAVPEAEVAWVRDSTGVITARFLAEKDNPRADMVVGLAASSLLMFEKAGLLEAYKPAGADQLKEIFRDSKEPYAWTGMDAFLGAICFNTAEAGGAAAPASWKDLLKPEFKGKIVMPHPASSGTGYLMVAGWLQSMGEEEGWTFMDGLHDNIAAYLHSGSAPCVQAARGERVIGLALDMRGAAEKTKGAPIEVILPKEGVGWEMEASSIVKGTKNLDVAKKIADWVATKEANALFSKTYAIVAYPGVSNIPANYPAGAEQAMIKNDLSWMADNRERVLAEWSKRYESKAAPKK; encoded by the coding sequence TTGGCCGGCGCTGCCGCCATTTTTGCTTTGACGGCGCCGGGCGCCGCGTTCGCCGACAAGACGAAGGTGACGATCTACACCGCGCTGGAGAACGATCAGCTCGGGCCCTTCAAGCAATCGATCGAAGCCGCCGTTCCCGAGGCGGAGGTCGCCTGGGTGCGGGACTCCACCGGGGTCATCACCGCGCGTTTCCTCGCGGAGAAGGACAATCCGCGGGCGGACATGGTGGTCGGCCTCGCGGCGTCGAGCCTGCTCATGTTCGAGAAGGCCGGTCTGCTGGAGGCCTACAAGCCGGCCGGCGCCGACCAGCTCAAGGAAATTTTCCGCGATTCCAAAGAGCCGTACGCCTGGACCGGCATGGACGCCTTCCTCGGCGCGATCTGCTTCAACACCGCCGAGGCCGGCGGCGCGGCGGCGCCCGCGTCCTGGAAGGACCTGCTGAAGCCCGAGTTCAAGGGCAAGATCGTGATGCCGCACCCGGCCTCGTCCGGCACCGGCTACCTCATGGTCGCCGGCTGGCTGCAGAGCATGGGCGAAGAGGAGGGGTGGACGTTCATGGACGGGCTCCATGACAACATCGCCGCCTATCTGCATTCCGGCTCCGCCCCGTGCGTCCAGGCCGCCCGCGGCGAGCGCGTGATCGGCCTTGCGCTCGACATGCGCGGCGCCGCCGAGAAGACCAAGGGCGCCCCGATCGAGGTCATCCTGCCGAAGGAAGGCGTCGGCTGGGAGATGGAGGCGAGCTCCATCGTCAAGGGGACGAAGAACCTCGACGTGGCGAAGAAGATCGCGGACTGGGTCGCGACCAAGGAGGCCAACGCGCTGTTCTCCAAGACCTACGCGATCGTGGCCTATCCCGGCGTCTCGAACATCCCTGCGAACTATCCCGCCGGCGCCGAGCAGGCGATGATCAAGAACGACCTGTCGTGGATGGCCGACAACCGCGAACGCGTGCTGGCGGAGTGGTCGAAGCGCTACGAGTCCAAGGCCGCGCCGAAGAAGTGA
- the phnY gene encoding phosphonoacetaldehyde dehydrogenase encodes MNANVKPPFRAESMRIAGKLVQTDDIVEVKNPYDNSVVGTVPAARAEHVREAFAKAKAFKPTLTRYERQQILQKTAELLRDRKEEFARLITAEAGLCWKDSLYEASRAYDVWSFAAQLTIKDDGEIYSCDISPNGKARKIFTTRLPLLGVISAITPFNHPLNMVSHKLAPAIATNNRLVLKPTELTPLTALALADVLYEAGLPPEMLSVVTGNPSTMGDAMITDPDADLVTFTGSVRVGKHIANTAGYKRIVLELGGNDPLIVMEDADLDKAAELAVTGATKNSGQRCTAVKRILVVESVADEFSKLVVEKAKKLKCGDPMDPATDVGTVINERSAIQFEGRVNDAVAKGAEVQHGAPRRGALFAPTVVDNVPYDCELVHEETFGPVIPIVRCPNDIAEVIRISNSTEYGLSSGVCTNRLDYVLRFVAELEVGTVNVWEVPGYRIEMSPFGGIKDSGLGYKEGVVEAMKSFTNVRTWSMPWTA; translated from the coding sequence ATGAACGCCAACGTCAAGCCGCCCTTCCGGGCCGAATCCATGCGGATCGCGGGCAAGCTCGTCCAGACCGACGACATCGTCGAGGTGAAGAATCCCTACGACAATTCGGTGGTCGGCACGGTCCCCGCGGCGCGGGCGGAGCATGTGCGCGAGGCCTTCGCCAAGGCCAAGGCGTTCAAGCCGACGCTGACCCGCTACGAGCGCCAGCAGATCCTGCAGAAGACCGCGGAACTGCTGCGGGACCGGAAGGAAGAGTTCGCCCGGCTGATCACCGCCGAGGCCGGGCTCTGCTGGAAGGACAGTCTTTACGAGGCGAGCCGGGCCTACGACGTCTGGTCGTTCGCGGCCCAGCTCACCATCAAGGACGACGGCGAGATCTACTCCTGCGACATCTCGCCGAACGGGAAAGCCCGAAAGATCTTCACGACGCGGCTGCCGTTGCTGGGCGTGATTTCGGCGATCACGCCGTTCAACCACCCGCTCAACATGGTGAGCCACAAGCTCGCGCCCGCGATCGCGACCAACAACCGGCTGGTGCTGAAGCCCACCGAGCTGACGCCGCTGACCGCGCTCGCGCTCGCGGACGTGCTCTACGAGGCGGGCCTGCCGCCGGAGATGCTCTCGGTCGTCACGGGCAACCCGTCGACGATGGGCGACGCCATGATCACCGACCCGGACGCCGACCTCGTGACCTTCACGGGATCGGTGCGGGTGGGCAAGCACATCGCGAACACCGCCGGCTACAAACGCATCGTGCTGGAGCTCGGCGGCAACGACCCGCTGATCGTGATGGAGGACGCCGACCTCGACAAGGCGGCGGAGCTCGCCGTCACCGGCGCGACCAAGAACTCCGGCCAGCGCTGCACGGCCGTGAAGCGCATCCTCGTGGTCGAGAGCGTCGCGGACGAGTTCTCGAAGCTCGTGGTCGAGAAGGCCAAAAAGCTCAAGTGCGGCGATCCGATGGATCCCGCGACCGACGTCGGCACGGTGATCAACGAGCGCTCGGCGATCCAGTTCGAGGGCCGCGTGAACGACGCGGTCGCCAAGGGCGCCGAGGTTCAGCACGGGGCGCCGCGCCGGGGCGCGCTGTTCGCGCCGACGGTCGTCGACAATGTGCCTTACGACTGCGAGCTGGTGCACGAGGAGACCTTCGGGCCAGTGATCCCGATCGTGCGTTGCCCCAACGACATCGCCGAGGTCATCCGCATCTCGAACTCCACCGAATACGGCCTGTCGTCGGGCGTCTGCACCAACCGGCTCGACTATGTCTTGCGCTTTGTTGCCGAGCTCGAGGTCGGCACCGTCAACGTCTGGGAAGTGCCGGGCTATCGCATCGAGATGTCGCCGTTCGGCGGCATCAAGGACTCCGGCCTTGGCTACAAGGAGGGCGTCGTCGAGGCCATGAAGAGCTTCACAAACGTCCGCACCTGGTCGATGCCCTGGACGGCGTAA